The window TTGGCCGCGAAGGGACAGCTGCCCCGGTCGACCAGCACCACCGCACCGCGAACCGGCAGACCATCGTAGTCGGCCGGGGCGCAACCCGGTGTCTCGTCGGCCGGGGCGGCGACCAGTGGACCGCTGACGCCCTGCGGCGGGGTGCCGAGGCTGAACTCGATGGCGCGGGCCTGCACGGGGGCGCCGCCGACGGTCATCTCCGTTTTTCCGGTCCGGAAGATCCTGGTGGTGAACGTGGGAGTCTGCACATCGAAGCCCTTGGCGCGGAGCACACCCGCGACGAAGTCGATGCTGGCGTCGAAACCGGGCGTGCCGACAGCTCTGGTGCCGTTGTTGGCGTTGGCGATGTCCTGCAGCTTCTGCAGGTGCGCGACCATAGCCTCGGTGCCGACCTGCTTGCGCAGCCCGTCGGCGAAGGCGGCGGCCGGCTTACCTGCCGCAACCGGCCGGGAGGCGTCCGCCGACCGACTGCATCCGGCCAGGGCGACGACGGCGGCGGCCACGGCCAGCCAGACGGTCAAGGCCGGGTATCTGCGCTTCATCGCGCCCAGGATAGCCGCTCAGGCCAAGCTCGGGCTCGACGCCTGCGCCCAGAACCGCTTGGGGATTCGCCCGGCATGGCGGGCGAGCAGACCGGCAGTCACGGCCGCGGCCATCGCAGCGGCCATCGCGGGCGGATCGGCGGCGCGAGTCACCGCAGAGGCCAGAAGCACCGCGTCACAACCGAGTTCCATGGCCAGGGCGGCGTCGCTGGCGGTGCCGATGCCGGCGTCCAGGATCACCGGCACGCCCGCGGCGGCGACGATCATCTCGATGTTGTGCGGGTTGGAGATTCCCAGGCCGGTGCCGATCGGCGAACCCAGCGGCATCACCGCCGCGCAGCCGGTGTCCTCGAGCCGCCGGGCCAGCACCGGGTCGTCATTGGTGTAGGGCAGCACCACGAAGCCATCATCGACCAATTGTTCTGCAGCCCGAACTAATTCGACGGCATCGGGCAGCAGCGTGCGCTCGTCGGCGATGACCTCCAGCTTGATCCAGTTGGTGCCGAGGCCTTCCCTGGCCAGCTGCGCGGTGAGGATGGCCTCGGCAGCCCCGCGGCAGCCCGCCGTGTTGGGCAGCGGGGTGATCTCCAGCCGGTTGAGCAAGTCGAGCACCCCGGTTCCGCCCTCGGCATCGACCCTCCGCATCGCCACCGTGGTCAGCTCGGTGCCGGAGGCCACCAGAGCCTCCTCCAGAACCGTGAGATTCGGCGCGCCCCCGGTACCGAGGATCAGCCGCGAACCGAACGTGCGATCGGCGATCGTCAGTTGCTTCATCTGAGGCTCAGCCACCCTGCACCGCCGTCACCACTTCCACCCGCGCGCCCGCGGGCAGCTCCGAATTCCATTGCGAGCGAGGCAGTACCGAGAAATCAACCGCGACGGCGATACCACGTTGCGGGTAGTCCAGGCGCCCAAGCAGGGCAGCCACCGTGATGCCATCCTCGACTTCGACCTGTTCGTCGTTGACTGTCACGTTCACGCCTGTGCTCCTACCAGAAGTTCCGCGGCGATGCGTTCGGCCGTCCAGGGCGCCAGCAGGAAACCCGAGCGGCCGAGGCCGGTCGCCACCAGTGTGCGCTCGTCGAGTCGCCCGACGATCGGCATGTTGTCCGGGGTCATCGGGCGCAGACCCGCCGCGCACTCGGCGAGTTCGTACTCCCCCAGTGCGGGCATCACCACGCAGGCGTCGTCGAGCAGTTCGCGAACCCCGGTCACCGACGGCGCGGTGTCGCGGCCGCGTTCGTACTGGGTGGCGCCGATCACGACGCCGTCGGCGCGGGGCACCAGGTACACCGGGCGCCCGTGCACCCGGGCCCGAACCACCCGCTGCGGCACCGGCACGCAGCCGCGCCGCCAGCGCAGTCGCAGCACCTCACCCTTGACCGGCCGCACCTGCAGGCCCGGCCACAGCGAGGGCGCGTCGATACCGTTGGCGATCACCACCGTCTCCACACCGTAGCGAGCGTCCTCGACGCGCTCGACGGGGCCGGCCCACCGTACATCGAGTTTTTCGCAATCGTTTTCGAGCGCCTCGACGAGCTTGCGGTTGTCCACCGCCAGTTCGTCGGCGGCCAGAAAGCCGTGCCGAATACCTTGAGCCAGAAGGGGTTCGATGTCCCGGGCCGCAGTGGTCAGCGATACCGGGTGACCCTGATCGGCCAGCCAGGCGGCCACGGTGCGCAGGTCGGCGACGTCCGCGCGGTCCACCGCGATCACCAGCGACTCGCGGGCAGTGACCACATCGTCGGGTAGCCCGTCGAGAAAACCGCCGTGCCACAGGCGCAGCGATTCCAGCCCGATCCGCAGCAGCTGCTCCTCGCCGGGCCAGCCTTCGCTATGCGGGGTGAGCATGCCGCCGGCCACCCACGACGCACCCCGCTGCGCGGCGCGGTGCACCCGCACCGACAGGCCCGCCTGCGCGGCTCGGCGGGCCACCGCAAGACCGATGACGCCGCCCCCGATGACGGCCAGCGATTGCTCCGACATATCCCTTTCGCTTCCCTTCGCCGGCATGACCCGGATCAGGTGGTGACGGTCTGGAGGGTGTGTCGCCTCCACTCTCAGTCCCCGCTCCCGGGACTCCCGTGCCGAACCTCCACGCTAGCCGCTACCGTCGCGGTATGCACGAACGTCACGCCAAGCTTGCCGCCGCGCGACTCTACCTGTGCACCGACGCCCGCCGCGAGCGCGGCGACCTGGCCGAGTTCGCCGACGCCGCGCTGGCCGGTGGCGTCGACATCATCCAGCTCAGGGACAAGGGCTCCCCCGGTGAGCAGCGCTTCGGCCCGCTGGAAGCGCGCGCCGAGCTGGCCGCGCTGGAAATCCTGGCCGACGTCGCCCGCCGCCGCGGCGCGCTGCTGGCCGTCAACGACCGCGCCGACATCGCTCGCGCCGCCGGTGCCGACATCCTGCACCTGGGCCAGGACGACCTGCCTCTGGATGTCGCCCGCGACATCATCGGACCCGACACGCTGGTCGGCCGCTCCACCCACGAGACGGGCGAGGCCGCCCGTGCGCTGATGGAGGGCGTCGACTACTTCTGCGTCGGCCCCTGCTGGCCGACGCCGACCAAGCCGGGGCGCCCGGCGCCCGGGCTGGATCTGGTCCGGACCGTGGCCGGCATGCATTCCGACAAGCCGTGGTTCGCCATCGGTGGCATCGACGAACAGCGGCTGCCCGACGTCCTCGCGGCCGGGGCGCGCCGCGTTGTGGTGGTGCGCGCCATCACCGCGGCCGCCGATCCCGCCGCGGCAGCGGGCCGGCTCAGATCGGTGCTTGCACTTGCCGGGTGACGCCGGCGGCCGAACACCAGCCGAACACCCCGGACTCGACCTCCACGGTGTGCGGCACCGACAGCCGGCATTCATCGTGTTCGTCGGGCCCGAGCATCGCGGTGATGCGCAGCCGGTGCCAGCTCGCCGCGAATCCCGGGTGCAGCGGCAGGTCGACCACCTCGTCCTCGGCCACCCAGCGCAGCTCGGAGCTCTCCCGGTTGGGGATGGTCTCGAGCAGCTGACGGGCGTCGGCGATGACGGTGGTGTAGCTCCACGAGGTGCCGCCCTGGCCGGTGACCTCGGCGGTGACGACGGTGGCGCGCACCTGCAGGTGCTCGGCGGGCAGCCCCGCCTCCTCGTGCGCCTCACGGACCGCGGCCTGCTCCGGTGTCTCGTGGCTGTCGCGGGCGCCGCCGGGCAGTGCCCAGGTCCCGCCCTGATGACTCCACGGGGCGCGGTGCTGAAGCAGCACCGCGGGACTGCCGTCCGGACGCGGGGCACGCAACAACAGGCCGGCGGCGCCATGGCGTCCCCAGTACGGCATCCCGGTCTCCGACACCACCCAGCCGTCGCCGTCGCCTCGCACGCGTTCAGGATAAGCGCGCCACGCCGACGCTCGCCGGTCGATCCTGCCCGGTCCGGCACAGGTGCTCTTAGAATTCACTCAGGAAGTGCGGAAGGGATCCGGCGAAGGAAATGAGGTCCGCGCGAGGTGACCGTTGAGCTGGCACACCCGTCCACCGAGCCGTCGGCTCGGCGGACGCCGACCGAGCCTGCTCACCCCCGCTGGTGGTTCCTGCGGACCACGCCCGGCCGCATCCTGACCATCGGCATCATCCTGGCCACCCTCGGCCTGCTCAGCGCGTTCGCCACCTCGATGACGATCAACAATCGCCAGGAACAGCTGACCACGGTGCTCAACCACACCGAGCCGCTGGCATTTGCGGCCGGCCAGCTCTACACCACGCTGTCGGTGGCCGACGCGGCCGCCGCCACCGCGTTCATCGCGGGATCCGAACCGCGCGCGGTGCGTCAGCGCTACGAGCAGGCGATCACCGACGCCGCCGTCGCGGTCACCCGGGCCGCCAGCGGGTTGACCGACGAACCGCTGGTGCAGCTGCTCGGCCGGATCAACGCGCAGCTAGCCGTCTACACCGGGCTGATCGAGACCGCACGGACCAACAACCGGATGGGCAACCCGGTCGGGTCGTCGTACCTCTCGGAGGCCTCGGCCCTCATGCAGCAGCAGATCCTGCCCGACGCGCAGCGGCTCTACGAACAGACCTCGGATCGGGTCGACGCCGAAACCACGGCGTCCACCCGCATTCCCGCCCCAGTGATCGTGGTGGTGGCGATGACGCTGGTGTTCGGCGCGTTCGCGCACCGGTGGCTGGCGGCGCGCACCAAACGCAGGGTCAACGTCGGCCTGATCGCGGGCGGGCTGGCGATCGTGATCATGGTCATCTGGGTGGGCTCGGCGCTGACGATTTCCACCGCGGGCAGCCGCGCGGCGAACGACACCGCGGCCGAGTCACTCAAAACGGTGACTAACCTCGCGATCACCGCGCAGCAGGCACGTGCCGACGAGACGCTGTCCCTGATCCGCCGCGGTGACGAAGACGTCCGGAAACGGTCCTTCCACCAGCGCGTCGAAACCGTGCATCAGCAGCTCACCGAATACCTGGCCCGCAAGGACGCGATCGACAAGAGTGATCTTGCCGACGCCGACCAGCTGCTGATGAAGTGGCAGCAGGCCGACGAGCGGATCAACGCCTACATCTCGGTGGGCAACTACCAGGCGGCCACCCAGGTGGCGCTGGGAACCGGTGAGGACGACTCGACGCCGGCGTTCGACAAGCTCGACGCGGCGCTGTCCAGCGGTATCCGGGAAAGCCGCAACCAGTTGCGCAACGACATCCTGTCGGCTCGGCGGGTGCTGTCGGGGACGACGGTCGGCGGTGCGGTGTTGTCGGTCGGCGCGGCGATCGTGGTGGCGTTGGGCTTGTGGCCGAGGATGAGTGAGTACAGATGAGGTTGCGCGCGCTTGCCGGCATCGCGGTCGTTGTGGCGACCGCACTGAGCGGATGCGGCAGGACCGAGTACACGATGGCGCCGCCCGTGCCGACGCTGGCGCCCCCGACCCCGGCCGGGATGGCCGAGCTGCCGCCCGAACACCCGCAGCCGCCCAACCCGAACGACGAGAACTGCGACCGCACGGCCAGCCTGCGGCCGTTCCCGAACAAGGCCGACGCCGACGCCGCGGTCGCCGGGATCCGCGCCAGGGGCCGGCTGGTCGTCGGGCTGGACATCGGCAGCAATCTGTTCTCGTTCCGCGACCCGATCACCGGTGAGATCACCGGTTTCGACGTCGACATCGCCGGTGAGGTCGCGCGGGACATCTTCGGCACGCCGTCTCAGGTCGAGTACCGGATCCTGTCGTCTGCCGACCGGATTAGCGCGCTGCAGAGTAACACCGTCGACATCGTGGTCAAGACCATGACGATCACCTGTGAGCGGCGTAAGCTGGTGAACTTCTCGACGGTGTACTTCACCGCCTACCAACGCATTCTGGCCGCGCGGGAGTCGGCGATCTCGCAAGCCTCGGACCTGTCCGGCAAGCGGGTGTGCGTGGCGCGCGGCACGACCTCGCTCAAGCGGGTGCAGGAGATCGCGCCGCCGCCCATCATCGTCACGGTGGTGACGTGGGCCGACTGCCTGGTGGCCCTGCAACAGCGTGAGGTCGACGCGGTCAGCACCGACGACTCGATCCTGGCCGGACTGGTGGCCCAGGACCCGTATCTGCACATCATCGGGCCGAACATGGCCCAGGAGCCCTACGGCATCGGCGTCAACCTGCAGAACACCGGGCTGGTCCGCTTCGTCAACGGCACCCTGGAGCGAATCCGCCGCGACGGTACGTGGAACACGTTGTACCGCAAGTGGTTGACGGTGCTGGGTCCCGCTCCTGCCCCACCGACGCCGAGGTATCTGGACTGATGGACGCGCCGGGTCCCCCCGAAGTCGACGTCGGCACCCAGCCGGCGAGCTTCGACGACCTCGGCATGGACTCCATGTCGACGATGCGACCGATGGCCACCCAGGCGATCTTCCGGCCGCACTTCGACGACGACGATGACGATTCGGTCGGCAGCGTCGGTACCGAGCCGCAGGACCTGCATCAGGTCACCGTGGCGCGCAAACTCTCACCGACCCGCCGGCTGAGCGGTGGGCTGGTGGAGATCCCCCGGGTTCCCGAGATCGACCCGCTCGCGGCCTTGATGGTCAATCCTGTTGTGGCTGAATCGAAACGGTTCTGCTGGAACTGCGGCCGGCCCGTCGGCCGTGCGACCGACGAGCACGAGGCGTCCTCGGAGGGGCAGTGCCCGCACTGCGGCAGTGCCTACTCGTTCGTGCCGCAACTGGTTCCCGGCGACATGGTGGCCGACCAGTACGAGATCAAGGGCTGCATCGCGCACGGCGGGCTGGGCTGGGTGTACCTGGCCGTCGATCACAACGTCAACGAACGGCCGGTGGTGCTCAAGGGTCTGGTGCATTCCGGCGATGCCGAGGCGCAGGCGATCGCCATGGCCGAGCGGCAGTTCCTGGCCGAAGTGGCCCACCCGTCGATCGTGAAGATCTTCAACTTCGTCGAGCACCCGGACTCCCGCGGCGAGCCGGTCGGGTACATCGTGATGGAGTACGTCGGCGGTAAGTCGCTCAAATTGCCTCGGCACGAGAAGCTTCCGGTATCCGAAGCGATCGCCTACCTGCTGGAGATCCTCCCGGCGATGGCCTACCTGCATTCGATCGGCTTGTGCTACAACGACCTCAAGCCGGAGAACATCATGGTCACCGAGGAGCAGCTCAAGCTGATCGACCTCGGCGCGGTGTCGCGGATCAACTCCTTCGGCTACCTCTACGGCACGCCCGGCTATCAGGCCCCGGAAATCGTGCGCTCCGGCCCGACCGTCGCCAGCGACATCTACACGGTGGGGCGCACTCTGGCGGCGCTGACACTGGATCTGCGGACCCGGAAGGGCCGCTACGTCGACGGGCTGCCCGACGACGACCCGGTGCTGAAGAAGTACGACTCGTTCGCCCGCCTGCTGCGCCGCGCGATCGACCCCGATCCACGCCGCCGCTTCGTCAGCGCCGAGGAGATGTCGTCGCAGTTGCTCGGCGTGCTGCGTGAAGTGGTCGCCGAGGACACCGGGGCACCGCGGCCC is drawn from Candidatus Mycolicibacterium alkanivorans and contains these coding sequences:
- a CDS encoding thiazole synthase yields the protein MKQLTIADRTFGSRLILGTGGAPNLTVLEEALVASGTELTTVAMRRVDAEGGTGVLDLLNRLEITPLPNTAGCRGAAEAILTAQLAREGLGTNWIKLEVIADERTLLPDAVELVRAAEQLVDDGFVVLPYTNDDPVLARRLEDTGCAAVMPLGSPIGTGLGISNPHNIEMIVAAAGVPVILDAGIGTASDAALAMELGCDAVLLASAVTRAADPPAMAAAMAAAVTAGLLARHAGRIPKRFWAQASSPSLA
- the thiS gene encoding sulfur carrier protein ThiS, whose translation is MNVTVNDEQVEVEDGITVAALLGRLDYPQRGIAVAVDFSVLPRSQWNSELPAGARVEVVTAVQGG
- the thiO gene encoding glycine oxidase ThiO; amino-acid sequence: MSEQSLAVIGGGVIGLAVARRAAQAGLSVRVHRAAQRGASWVAGGMLTPHSEGWPGEEQLLRIGLESLRLWHGGFLDGLPDDVVTARESLVIAVDRADVADLRTVAAWLADQGHPVSLTTAARDIEPLLAQGIRHGFLAADELAVDNRKLVEALENDCEKLDVRWAGPVERVEDARYGVETVVIANGIDAPSLWPGLQVRPVKGEVLRLRWRRGCVPVPQRVVRARVHGRPVYLVPRADGVVIGATQYERGRDTAPSVTGVRELLDDACVVMPALGEYELAECAAGLRPMTPDNMPIVGRLDERTLVATGLGRSGFLLAPWTAERIAAELLVGAQA
- the thiE gene encoding thiamine phosphate synthase; the encoded protein is MHERHAKLAAARLYLCTDARRERGDLAEFADAALAGGVDIIQLRDKGSPGEQRFGPLEARAELAALEILADVARRRGALLAVNDRADIARAAGADILHLGQDDLPLDVARDIIGPDTLVGRSTHETGEAARALMEGVDYFCVGPCWPTPTKPGRPAPGLDLVRTVAGMHSDKPWFAIGGIDEQRLPDVLAAGARRVVVVRAITAAADPAAAAGRLRSVLALAG
- a CDS encoding NUDIX hydrolase, producing MRGDGDGWVVSETGMPYWGRHGAAGLLLRAPRPDGSPAVLLQHRAPWSHQGGTWALPGGARDSHETPEQAAVREAHEEAGLPAEHLQVRATVVTAEVTGQGGTSWSYTTVIADARQLLETIPNRESSELRWVAEDEVVDLPLHPGFAASWHRLRITAMLGPDEHDECRLSVPHTVEVESGVFGWCSAAGVTRQVQAPI
- the glnX gene encoding protein kinase G-activating protein GlnX, whose protein sequence is MTVELAHPSTEPSARRTPTEPAHPRWWFLRTTPGRILTIGIILATLGLLSAFATSMTINNRQEQLTTVLNHTEPLAFAAGQLYTTLSVADAAAATAFIAGSEPRAVRQRYEQAITDAAVAVTRAASGLTDEPLVQLLGRINAQLAVYTGLIETARTNNRMGNPVGSSYLSEASALMQQQILPDAQRLYEQTSDRVDAETTASTRIPAPVIVVVAMTLVFGAFAHRWLAARTKRRVNVGLIAGGLAIVIMVIWVGSALTISTAGSRAANDTAAESLKTVTNLAITAQQARADETLSLIRRGDEDVRKRSFHQRVETVHQQLTEYLARKDAIDKSDLADADQLLMKWQQADERINAYISVGNYQAATQVALGTGEDDSTPAFDKLDAALSSGIRESRNQLRNDILSARRVLSGTTVGGAVLSVGAAIVVALGLWPRMSEYR
- a CDS encoding glutamate ABC transporter substrate-binding protein — translated: MRLRALAGIAVVVATALSGCGRTEYTMAPPVPTLAPPTPAGMAELPPEHPQPPNPNDENCDRTASLRPFPNKADADAAVAGIRARGRLVVGLDIGSNLFSFRDPITGEITGFDVDIAGEVARDIFGTPSQVEYRILSSADRISALQSNTVDIVVKTMTITCERRKLVNFSTVYFTAYQRILAARESAISQASDLSGKRVCVARGTTSLKRVQEIAPPPIIVTVVTWADCLVALQQREVDAVSTDDSILAGLVAQDPYLHIIGPNMAQEPYGIGVNLQNTGLVRFVNGTLERIRRDGTWNTLYRKWLTVLGPAPAPPTPRYLD
- a CDS encoding serine/threonine-protein kinase PknG, producing the protein MDAPGPPEVDVGTQPASFDDLGMDSMSTMRPMATQAIFRPHFDDDDDDSVGSVGTEPQDLHQVTVARKLSPTRRLSGGLVEIPRVPEIDPLAALMVNPVVAESKRFCWNCGRPVGRATDEHEASSEGQCPHCGSAYSFVPQLVPGDMVADQYEIKGCIAHGGLGWVYLAVDHNVNERPVVLKGLVHSGDAEAQAIAMAERQFLAEVAHPSIVKIFNFVEHPDSRGEPVGYIVMEYVGGKSLKLPRHEKLPVSEAIAYLLEILPAMAYLHSIGLCYNDLKPENIMVTEEQLKLIDLGAVSRINSFGYLYGTPGYQAPEIVRSGPTVASDIYTVGRTLAALTLDLRTRKGRYVDGLPDDDPVLKKYDSFARLLRRAIDPDPRRRFVSAEEMSSQLLGVLREVVAEDTGAPRPGLSTVFTRTRSTFGVELLVAHTDVYLDGLAHAEKLTAAEIVTALPVPLVDPTDVAATVLSATVLSQPVQTLDSLRAARYGGLESEGVDLTESVELPLMEVRALLDLGDVAKANRKLDDLADRVGWRWRLVWFKAVSNLLTAEYYSATKHFTEVLDTFPGELAPKLALAATAELAGTSDELPFYRTVWHTDNNIISAGFGLARAQSVEGDRESAVRTLDEVPASSRHFTTARLTSAVTLLSGRSAHDLSEEQIRDAARRVEALPDTEPRVLQIRALVLGTAMDWIAEHEASTNHILGFPFTDHGLRLGVEAALRNLARVATSQAHRYALVDMANNVRPTSTF